In one window of Fodinibius salicampi DNA:
- a CDS encoding alpha/beta hydrolase, producing MKKYIRCIIVTTGIVLSSVLLLHAQETYPLWPEEPPYAVGDSEDDVPTLTIFLPEEEAATGSGVVIFPGGGYGHLAMEHEGYDVAERFNEMGLAAFVVKYRHGKQYGHPVPLRDARRAIRMVKHRSKEWNVNPENIGVIGFSAGGHLASTAGTLFEEGNPNDQDPVEQMSSRPEFMVLVYPVISMTDEITHQGSRNNLLGENPNSALVDSLSSEKQVSSNTPPTFLIHTSNDGAVPVENSLVFYQALKKVGVPAEMHIFEEGPHGFGLGEDHPLLSGWMNQLQSWLKHRNIIH from the coding sequence ATGAAGAAATATATTCGTTGTATAATTGTCACAACGGGCATAGTGTTGAGTAGTGTATTGCTGCTCCATGCCCAGGAAACCTATCCGCTTTGGCCGGAAGAACCTCCCTACGCGGTCGGAGACAGCGAGGATGACGTTCCCACACTAACAATATTTCTTCCGGAAGAGGAAGCAGCTACAGGAAGTGGAGTTGTTATTTTTCCTGGTGGTGGCTATGGTCATTTGGCAATGGAGCATGAGGGCTATGATGTGGCGGAGCGATTTAATGAGATGGGACTTGCAGCCTTTGTGGTAAAATACCGGCATGGGAAGCAATATGGTCACCCGGTTCCGTTGCGTGATGCCCGGCGGGCCATCCGAATGGTTAAGCATAGATCGAAGGAATGGAATGTGAATCCTGAAAATATTGGTGTTATTGGGTTTTCAGCGGGTGGGCATTTAGCTTCAACAGCCGGAACACTTTTTGAGGAAGGAAATCCTAATGACCAAGATCCGGTTGAGCAAATGAGTTCCCGTCCGGAATTTATGGTACTGGTGTACCCGGTGATTTCTATGACTGACGAAATCACTCATCAGGGATCCCGGAACAACCTGTTGGGAGAAAATCCCAACTCAGCATTGGTAGATTCACTTTCATCGGAAAAACAGGTTTCATCCAACACGCCCCCTACCTTTTTAATTCATACCTCCAATGATGGGGCCGTGCCTGTGGAGAATAGTCTTGTTTTTTACCAGGCACTAAAAAAAGTTGGAGTTCCTGCTGAGATGCATATTTTTGAGGAGGGGCCCCATGGCTTTGGTTTGGGTGAAGATCATCCACTGCTTTCTGGATGGATGAACCAACTTCAATCATGGTTAAAGCATCGCAATATAATCCACTGA
- a CDS encoding rhamnogalacturonan lyase, whose translation MKSYLITCIALVVTVGCLLPIKVQAQPLMEDLDRGLVAAPQEDGGVFISWRLLATDPEGTAFNLYRKTNNGKATKINEQPIIGATNFVDQNVKPEKDIAYVVRPVVNGKERSQSKAFQLDSAHPYLSVPLETPSGYTPNDASVGDLNGDGQYEIVIHHTGESRDNSQSGFTDPPIIDAYTLEGTHLWRINLGINIREGAHYTQFMVYDLDSDGKAEIAMKTADGTVDGEGTVIGDPDADYRNEEGYILEGPEYLTIFDGETGGELATTDYIPPRHPETLEPTSEQLDEIWGDGYGNRMDRFLAGVAYLDGERPSLIMARGYYTRAVLTAWNWRDGKLSHQWTFDSDDGTPGNRAYRGQGNHQLSIADVDEDGKDEIIYGAAAIDHNGEGLYSTGLGHGDALHVSDLDPGHPGQEIFNIQERFDDAGANFRDAATGEILWKKPSVKAGDDGEGPGRGNAFNIDPRHPGAEAWVHGANIDGMFNAKGETISNQKPEFCNFGVWWDGDLLRELLDGNVIAKWDWEAEELNSVLVAEGATSNNGTKATPALSGDILGDWREEVILRSEDNEELRIYTTTIPTDHRMYTLLHDRQYRLALAWQNVAYNQPPHPSFYMENFMEEYSRPDIKVVEIK comes from the coding sequence ATGAAATCATATTTGATAACTTGTATTGCATTAGTTGTAACAGTAGGATGCTTGTTACCCATAAAAGTCCAGGCACAGCCACTCATGGAAGATCTTGACCGGGGCCTTGTTGCCGCACCACAAGAAGATGGTGGAGTATTTATAAGTTGGCGATTGCTGGCCACTGACCCAGAAGGGACAGCCTTTAACCTGTATCGAAAAACAAACAATGGCAAAGCTACTAAAATTAATGAACAGCCAATAATCGGGGCAACGAATTTTGTGGATCAGAATGTAAAGCCGGAGAAGGATATAGCGTATGTAGTACGGCCCGTGGTAAATGGTAAGGAGCGGTCTCAAAGTAAGGCATTTCAGCTGGACTCAGCACATCCTTATCTTTCAGTTCCGCTGGAAACGCCCAGCGGTTATACTCCTAATGATGCCTCTGTTGGCGATTTGAATGGCGATGGACAATATGAGATTGTCATTCATCATACCGGGGAAAGCCGGGACAATTCCCAAAGCGGTTTTACAGATCCGCCTATTATCGATGCCTATACATTGGAAGGCACTCATTTGTGGAGAATTAACCTGGGAATAAATATCCGCGAAGGGGCTCACTATACCCAGTTTATGGTTTACGATTTGGATAGCGATGGAAAAGCAGAGATCGCTATGAAAACGGCGGATGGTACTGTGGACGGAGAGGGGACGGTAATTGGCGATCCGGATGCGGACTATCGCAATGAAGAAGGATATATCCTGGAAGGACCGGAATATCTGACTATTTTTGACGGAGAAACGGGGGGCGAACTGGCAACGACAGACTATATTCCACCCCGTCATCCGGAGACGCTTGAACCTACTTCAGAGCAGCTGGACGAGATTTGGGGCGACGGCTATGGAAATCGCATGGATCGTTTTTTGGCCGGTGTGGCCTATCTGGATGGGGAGCGTCCCAGCCTTATTATGGCCCGCGGGTATTATACCAGAGCCGTGCTGACTGCCTGGAATTGGCGCGATGGAAAGTTATCCCATCAGTGGACCTTTGATAGTGACGACGGAACCCCGGGAAACAGGGCTTACAGGGGACAGGGAAATCATCAGCTTAGCATTGCTGATGTTGATGAAGATGGGAAGGATGAAATTATTTACGGTGCAGCCGCGATAGATCACAATGGTGAAGGATTATATTCTACCGGTTTGGGTCATGGTGATGCACTACATGTTTCAGATCTGGATCCCGGGCATCCCGGACAAGAGATTTTTAACATCCAGGAACGTTTTGATGATGCGGGTGCCAACTTCAGGGATGCGGCTACTGGAGAAATCCTCTGGAAAAAACCTTCGGTTAAGGCAGGCGATGATGGAGAGGGACCGGGAAGAGGTAACGCTTTTAATATAGATCCCCGTCACCCCGGGGCAGAGGCTTGGGTACATGGCGCAAATATTGATGGGATGTTTAATGCGAAAGGGGAAACGATCAGTAATCAAAAACCCGAATTTTGTAATTTTGGCGTTTGGTGGGATGGCGACCTGTTGCGAGAGCTTCTCGACGGGAATGTTATTGCCAAATGGGATTGGGAAGCAGAAGAATTAAATTCTGTGCTTGTGGCTGAAGGAGCAACCTCTAATAACGGAACCAAAGCCACACCCGCTTTAAGTGGAGATATTCTGGGAGATTGGCGGGAAGAGGTAATTCTACGTTCCGAAGATAATGAAGAGCTTCGAATTTACACGACTACTATTCCGACCGATCATCGCATGTATACGCTACTGCACGATCGGCAATACCGGCTGGCTTTGGCCTGGCAAAATGTGGCCTATAATCAGCCGCCTCATCCCAGCTTTTATATGGAAAATTTTATGGAGGAGTACAGTCGTCCGGATATTAAAGTTGTTGAAATAAAATAG
- a CDS encoding glycosyl hydrolase → MVGCTTEEPPEPQWPEVTSENKPWTRWWWQGSAVDKENLTLELESFKEANIGGVEITPIYGVAGYEDEFIDFLSPEWMEMLTHTLQKGDSLDIGVDMATGTGWPFGGPMVGDARAAKYVAYETYELQEGESLSTPIEYVQEPFVYALGNRMFGVESGSAIEPGEEIELDDLEEPVSANDNLQSLALEQVRFEKSLPLVTLMAFSNEGESIDLTDSVDTEGNLAWTAPEGNWTLYAFFQGIHGKMVERAGPGGEGLAIDHFDEDVLTDYLTYFNEAFTGYDISGLRSFFNDSYEVDDARGEANWTRYFLEEFEQRRGYDLREHLPALLGNSSDEKNSRILSDYRQTVSDLLLDEFTRPWNQWADGKGAHIRNQAHGSPANILDLYAASDIPETEGTDIFRAKMASSAANVTDKQLVGSEAATWLNEHFSSSLSDLKTAVDRFFLGGVNHIVYHGSAYSPQDEEWPGWLFYAAVHFNPQNPFWDHFKAFNEYVARTQSFLQRGNPDNDVLLYLPIHDRWAETGPGLLQHFDGGIEDQFEGTAFKEAAEEMQSRGYGFDYISDRQLQQVASSGQQIQAGDISYKTLLVPASKYIPVSTFERIVDLANSGATVLFYQDLPSEVAGWSDLETNRKRFQQLVENIDFSDSDEGSVREAEAGEGRFLLGDNLDELLEEASVVRESMTDRGIEYLRRSHEEGNTYFITNWGKQRIDDWIPLGVSAESAVLFDPMKKQKGFADFRSSDAGTSEVYLQLEPGQSIIVQTYQDGQSEATYPYVQEEGEATSLAGTWSVEFIKGGPELPEPVEIDTLKSWTEFGGDAVENFSGTASYSLSFNAPDSDSDGWILDLGEVEQSARVALNGQDLGILPGPVFKVYIDQDMMQETNELEIEVANLMANRIAYMDREGIPWKKFYNINMSARQGQNRNEHGIFDASDWEPRPSGLLGPVTLTPVNHLN, encoded by the coding sequence ATGGTTGGGTGTACAACCGAAGAGCCTCCGGAACCACAATGGCCGGAAGTAACGTCAGAAAATAAACCTTGGACCCGATGGTGGTGGCAGGGCAGTGCCGTAGATAAAGAAAATCTGACCCTGGAGCTGGAAAGCTTTAAAGAGGCCAATATAGGGGGCGTCGAAATCACCCCGATCTATGGAGTAGCCGGATATGAAGATGAATTTATTGATTTTCTGTCGCCGGAGTGGATGGAAATGCTAACCCATACCTTGCAGAAAGGAGACAGCCTGGATATAGGTGTTGATATGGCTACCGGTACGGGATGGCCCTTTGGCGGACCAATGGTAGGCGACGCAAGAGCGGCGAAGTATGTGGCTTATGAAACATATGAGCTGCAGGAGGGAGAAAGCCTTTCTACTCCTATTGAATATGTTCAGGAGCCGTTCGTATATGCACTCGGTAATCGTATGTTTGGAGTGGAAAGCGGTTCTGCTATAGAACCTGGCGAGGAGATTGAACTTGATGATCTGGAAGAACCAGTTTCTGCCAATGATAACTTGCAATCGCTGGCACTGGAACAGGTTCGATTTGAAAAATCATTGCCGCTTGTCACTCTGATGGCTTTTTCAAATGAAGGGGAATCCATTGATCTTACAGACAGCGTTGACACGGAAGGGAATTTGGCATGGACTGCTCCGGAAGGAAACTGGACGCTATATGCATTTTTTCAGGGAATACATGGAAAAATGGTCGAACGTGCCGGACCCGGAGGAGAAGGATTGGCAATTGATCATTTTGATGAAGATGTGCTTACTGATTATTTGACCTATTTCAATGAGGCATTTACGGGTTATGATATTTCAGGATTAAGAAGCTTTTTTAACGATTCCTATGAGGTAGACGATGCCCGGGGAGAGGCTAACTGGACTCGTTATTTCCTGGAAGAATTTGAGCAGCGCCGCGGATATGATTTAAGAGAACATCTTCCGGCACTATTAGGCAATAGCTCTGATGAAAAAAACAGTCGTATATTGAGTGATTACCGGCAAACTGTTTCGGATCTGCTGCTGGATGAGTTTACCCGTCCCTGGAACCAATGGGCTGATGGGAAAGGTGCTCATATACGTAACCAGGCGCACGGGTCGCCTGCCAATATTTTGGATCTCTACGCCGCCAGTGATATTCCCGAAACTGAAGGGACCGATATCTTCCGGGCTAAGATGGCTTCATCAGCCGCTAATGTGACGGATAAACAGTTGGTGGGCTCAGAGGCCGCCACCTGGCTGAATGAGCATTTCAGTTCCTCTCTATCTGACCTTAAGACTGCCGTAGATCGATTTTTCCTTGGTGGTGTTAACCATATTGTGTATCACGGTTCGGCCTATTCTCCACAGGATGAAGAATGGCCGGGCTGGTTATTTTATGCGGCCGTTCACTTCAATCCGCAGAATCCATTTTGGGATCATTTTAAAGCATTTAATGAATACGTAGCTCGTACACAGTCATTCTTGCAGCGGGGTAATCCTGATAATGATGTACTTCTCTATTTGCCTATTCATGACCGCTGGGCCGAAACCGGCCCGGGACTCCTGCAGCATTTTGATGGGGGAATTGAAGATCAATTTGAGGGAACCGCTTTTAAAGAAGCTGCTGAGGAAATGCAAAGTCGGGGCTATGGCTTCGATTACATCTCAGACCGCCAACTGCAGCAGGTGGCCAGCTCCGGACAGCAAATACAAGCGGGTGACATTAGCTATAAAACCCTGTTAGTTCCGGCCAGCAAATATATTCCGGTTTCAACTTTTGAAAGAATCGTGGACTTGGCAAACAGTGGAGCGACGGTGCTCTTTTACCAGGATTTGCCGTCTGAGGTAGCAGGCTGGTCTGACCTGGAAACCAATCGCAAGCGTTTCCAACAGCTGGTAGAAAATATCGACTTCTCTGACTCTGATGAAGGATCAGTGCGAGAAGCAGAGGCGGGTGAAGGGCGTTTCCTGCTCGGTGACAACCTTGATGAATTATTGGAGGAGGCTTCTGTAGTGCGGGAGTCAATGACCGACCGAGGCATTGAATACCTGCGCCGAAGCCACGAGGAGGGGAACACCTACTTTATTACAAATTGGGGTAAACAAAGGATTGACGATTGGATTCCTCTCGGCGTATCTGCTGAATCAGCAGTATTATTTGATCCGATGAAAAAACAGAAAGGGTTTGCTGATTTCAGGTCGAGCGATGCCGGAACTTCAGAAGTGTATCTGCAGCTGGAGCCCGGACAGTCAATTATAGTACAAACCTATCAGGACGGCCAAAGCGAGGCTACCTACCCCTATGTGCAAGAGGAGGGAGAAGCTACATCCCTGGCGGGAACATGGAGTGTAGAATTTATCAAAGGGGGACCTGAATTGCCGGAGCCGGTTGAAATTGATACCTTGAAATCCTGGACAGAATTTGGTGGAGACGCGGTTGAAAACTTCTCGGGAACAGCAAGTTATAGCCTATCCTTTAATGCACCGGATAGCGACAGTGATGGATGGATACTCGATTTGGGAGAAGTGGAGCAAAGTGCCCGAGTTGCGCTCAACGGACAGGATCTGGGTATATTACCTGGTCCGGTTTTTAAGGTGTATATCGACCAGGACATGATGCAGGAAACCAATGAACTCGAAATAGAGGTGGCTAACCTGATGGCGAATAGAATTGCATATATGGATCGGGAAGGCATCCCCTGGAAAAAGTTCTACAATATCAATATGTCCGCCCGGCAGGGGCAAAACCGGAATGAACATGGAATATTTGATGCGTCGGATTGGGAACCAAGGCCATCGGGTCTTCTGGGGCCGGTAACCTTAACCCCGGTAAATCATTTAAATTAA
- a CDS encoding glycoside hydrolase family 31 protein, with protein MNNCQHYFFVLVFFLISMAIPVVGQAQESIGTLQSDIEQKGNIIMMSATNAEVQLEFCTPSMVRVRSSWDREFNEEKSLGLMVTKHDWPPVDIQSTEEEDFLDFETEYLKVRVYKSPLLVEFYSADGKLLSTEKFDQDARGITQEDEGVSVRKKLFRDEQFFGFGERMDFVNQRGKKLNLTVGRGIGRPHIVGAYNILEANYSPVPFFMSTRGYGIFFNTPYTTEWDMGHSNPDAYSFKAEGGEMDYYFMYGPDFPSILDDYTSVTGKSPLLPKFTHGLHVGTYSGGTWGYEEHTSTDYVVNLGRKFREKEIPADLLHLDSTWRMFGEHGGSGATTFEWRKTFNNPEAMFDSLYAMGYDMVGVHVRPRYDNGEKYNLLDRAREEGMVYPEPNNSGEFVNFFDSTAVDWWWENGAMKVVSQGAMFFKTDEGSAFGRKANESDKTGPTGEEAARLHNLFPLAYAKAPFERFSDHNEMRGFNLTREGYAGIQRYPYIWAGDWPSEWQYFKPVIRAGLNIGLSGVGYWSHNMGGFEHEADPELYIRWTQFGLFSPMAHLFGMDHPGYKEPWNYGEEAERIFKKYDRMRYRFIPYIYSEAYKMHKTGMPIMRALVLEYQNDENVYGIDDQYLFGSNLLIAPVTTKGAQTRVVYLPEGTWYDYWNGESYEGKQYYNIVTPLEKLPIFVKAGGILPKQRVLNLGQETADTLTLEIFPDGESSYEIYDDDGKSKNYEDGEYAITEVTANDDSGQTVIKIQAPQGEYQVPERSYKLNVHSDTAPQSVQEGSKQLNSFSSGSEYEENQQQAGWYFDEEAGELHIRLSESSEEDITVVVSK; from the coding sequence ATGAATAATTGTCAACACTACTTTTTTGTCCTTGTTTTTTTCTTGATCTCCATGGCCATTCCTGTTGTGGGGCAGGCACAGGAATCGATAGGAACACTCCAGTCGGATATTGAACAAAAGGGTAATATTATAATGATGTCAGCTACTAACGCTGAAGTACAGCTTGAATTCTGTACCCCTTCAATGGTTCGTGTACGCAGTAGCTGGGATCGGGAATTCAATGAGGAAAAATCTTTGGGATTGATGGTTACAAAACATGATTGGCCACCGGTAGATATCCAATCGACAGAAGAGGAAGACTTTTTGGATTTTGAAACCGAATATCTAAAAGTCCGGGTTTATAAATCACCGTTACTTGTAGAATTCTATTCAGCTGACGGAAAGTTATTGTCGACCGAAAAATTTGATCAAGATGCCCGAGGAATAACCCAAGAAGATGAAGGTGTTTCGGTTCGGAAGAAACTATTTAGGGATGAGCAGTTCTTTGGCTTTGGCGAACGCATGGATTTTGTAAATCAGCGGGGCAAAAAGTTAAACCTAACTGTTGGTCGTGGTATCGGTCGACCTCATATTGTAGGAGCTTATAATATTCTGGAAGCGAATTACAGTCCGGTACCCTTTTTCATGAGTACTCGCGGCTATGGTATTTTCTTCAATACACCATACACGACCGAATGGGATATGGGGCATTCCAATCCGGATGCCTATTCCTTCAAAGCCGAGGGAGGCGAAATGGATTACTATTTCATGTACGGCCCTGATTTCCCCTCTATTTTAGATGATTATACTTCGGTTACCGGTAAATCTCCTCTCTTGCCAAAATTTACTCATGGTTTGCATGTAGGAACTTATAGTGGTGGTACCTGGGGCTATGAGGAGCATACATCTACCGATTATGTCGTTAATTTAGGACGTAAGTTCCGTGAAAAAGAAATTCCAGCCGACCTTTTACATCTGGATTCTACCTGGAGAATGTTTGGTGAGCATGGGGGAAGTGGTGCTACTACTTTTGAATGGCGCAAAACTTTTAACAATCCGGAAGCGATGTTCGACAGTCTCTATGCCATGGGATATGATATGGTTGGGGTCCACGTACGTCCTCGTTATGATAATGGTGAGAAATATAATTTGTTAGACCGTGCACGAGAAGAGGGAATGGTTTATCCGGAACCGAATAATTCTGGTGAGTTTGTCAACTTTTTTGATTCTACTGCCGTTGACTGGTGGTGGGAAAACGGAGCAATGAAGGTTGTTTCCCAGGGCGCAATGTTTTTTAAAACCGATGAAGGCAGTGCATTCGGACGAAAGGCCAATGAGAGTGATAAAACTGGTCCAACCGGAGAAGAAGCAGCTCGTTTACACAACCTGTTTCCGCTTGCATATGCCAAAGCCCCATTTGAGCGATTCAGTGATCACAACGAAATGCGTGGTTTTAACCTGACGCGCGAGGGCTATGCCGGTATTCAGCGCTATCCATATATTTGGGCGGGCGACTGGCCCAGCGAATGGCAATACTTTAAACCCGTTATTCGGGCCGGACTTAATATAGGGCTCTCCGGCGTTGGCTATTGGTCCCATAATATGGGAGGATTTGAACATGAGGCTGATCCGGAGCTTTATATCCGGTGGACCCAATTCGGATTGTTTAGTCCCATGGCTCACCTTTTTGGGATGGACCATCCCGGGTATAAAGAACCTTGGAATTACGGAGAGGAAGCCGAACGTATTTTTAAAAAGTATGACCGCATGCGGTATCGGTTTATTCCCTATATCTATAGTGAGGCTTATAAAATGCATAAAACCGGTATGCCTATAATGCGGGCACTGGTATTGGAATACCAAAATGATGAAAATGTATACGGCATTGATGATCAGTATCTGTTCGGCAGCAACCTGCTCATTGCTCCCGTTACTACTAAAGGTGCCCAAACCCGGGTGGTGTATCTACCCGAAGGTACCTGGTACGATTACTGGAATGGAGAATCCTATGAGGGTAAACAGTACTATAATATCGTAACCCCACTGGAAAAACTGCCGATTTTTGTGAAGGCCGGTGGTATCCTTCCAAAGCAAAGAGTTTTAAACCTGGGACAGGAAACTGCCGATACGCTTACCCTGGAAATTTTTCCGGATGGAGAGTCCTCTTATGAGATATACGATGATGATGGCAAGAGTAAAAATTATGAGGATGGAGAATATGCGATTACAGAAGTAACGGCCAACGATGATAGTGGGCAGACGGTGATCAAAATACAGGCGCCTCAGGGTGAATACCAAGTGCCGGAGCGTTCTTATAAGCTGAATGTTCACAGCGATACGGCGCCCCAATCTGTACAGGAAGGATCGAAACAGCTCAACTCCTTTTCTTCTGGATCTGAGTACGAAGAAAACCAGCAGCAAGCAGGATGGTATTTTGATGAAGAAGCAGGAGAGCTTCATATAAGGCTCTCAGAAAGTAGTGAAGAGGATATTACCGTAGTCGTCTCTAAATGA
- a CDS encoding sulfatase-like hydrolase/transferase — MTQGNHFMKCHASISIFFLIVSVFCLSCSSEVQKPNILVIIADDAGWNDVGYNGSEIETPNIDALAQGGVKLNRFYATPTCSPSRAAFLTGIPASRMGIVAPISGRSEKALPDSLITLPQALKEAGYETALMGKWHLGLKPESGPMAYGFDYSYGFLHGQIDHYAHTYKNGDQSWHRNGNFIEEEGHATDLITEETINWLTEKRSADKRFFLQVAYSAPHVPLQEEEKWKEMYNGVISDTSRRHYAAAMTHMDFGIGKILGTLKKEELEQNTLVLFMSDNGAQKEWYPDQQYDGKYGPNPTLGSNSPLRGWKTSNYEGGIRVPTVLSWKGQLEQGTFENPVSITDWMPTFLEIANTEKRPAHVEGKSIASLLYGEEKRQNRMIYVRGHLQESLITRKWKLIRTRHAEGETEYELYQLEKDPEEEKNVITEYTEIVSKLKQKLEEEFQKDVDEVNYTLE, encoded by the coding sequence ATGACACAAGGGAATCATTTTATGAAATGCCATGCATCAATATCAATATTTTTCCTTATCGTTTCTGTTTTCTGCCTTTCGTGTTCCAGCGAGGTGCAGAAGCCCAATATTTTGGTTATCATCGCTGATGATGCGGGATGGAATGACGTAGGATACAACGGGTCTGAAATAGAAACACCCAATATTGATGCTCTGGCGCAGGGCGGCGTAAAGCTCAATCGTTTCTATGCCACTCCAACCTGTTCGCCATCCCGTGCAGCTTTCCTTACCGGGATACCAGCCAGTAGAATGGGGATAGTGGCCCCTATAAGTGGAAGGAGTGAAAAGGCATTGCCCGATTCTCTTATTACCCTTCCCCAGGCACTGAAGGAAGCTGGCTATGAGACGGCACTCATGGGTAAATGGCATTTGGGTCTCAAGCCTGAAAGTGGACCTATGGCCTATGGTTTTGATTATTCTTATGGATTTTTACATGGACAAATTGATCATTATGCCCATACCTACAAAAATGGAGATCAAAGCTGGCATCGAAACGGCAATTTTATTGAAGAAGAAGGTCATGCTACGGATTTGATTACTGAGGAAACAATTAACTGGCTGACCGAGAAAAGGAGTGCGGACAAAAGGTTTTTCCTGCAGGTGGCTTATAGTGCTCCCCATGTTCCATTGCAGGAGGAAGAGAAGTGGAAAGAAATGTACAACGGAGTTATCAGTGATACTTCTCGTCGACATTATGCCGCGGCTATGACCCATATGGATTTTGGAATTGGAAAGATTCTTGGGACCCTGAAAAAGGAAGAACTGGAGCAGAATACATTGGTACTTTTTATGAGCGACAACGGGGCACAAAAGGAATGGTATCCCGATCAGCAGTATGATGGGAAATATGGACCCAACCCGACGCTCGGAAGTAATAGTCCCTTGCGAGGCTGGAAAACCTCGAACTATGAAGGTGGAATCAGAGTCCCGACTGTTCTTTCTTGGAAAGGTCAGTTAGAGCAAGGAACGTTTGAAAATCCGGTAAGTATTACCGATTGGATGCCCACATTTTTAGAAATTGCTAACACGGAAAAGAGACCGGCACATGTTGAAGGAAAAAGCATTGCCAGCTTGCTTTATGGAGAAGAAAAACGGCAAAACCGTATGATTTATGTCAGGGGCCATCTGCAGGAAAGTCTCATAACCAGGAAGTGGAAACTTATTAGAACCAGACATGCAGAAGGAGAAACAGAGTATGAGTTATATCAGCTTGAGAAAGATCCCGAAGAAGAAAAAAATGTGATTACTGAATATACGGAAATAGTTTCTAAACTGAAGCAGAAGCTTGAGGAAGAGTTCCAAAAAGATGTGGATGAAGTGAACTACACCCTGGAATGA
- the rhaM gene encoding L-rhamnose mutarotase, whose translation MKRHAFTMKLKPGCEEEYKKRHDEIWPELKEILSEAGIHDYSIFLDEDTLTLFAVQKLEDDYNDEDIIDNPIVRKWWDYMEDIMETNPDNSPVTTPLKEVFHMD comes from the coding sequence ATGAAACGCCATGCTTTTACGATGAAATTAAAACCCGGATGCGAAGAAGAGTACAAAAAGCGTCATGATGAAATATGGCCTGAACTTAAAGAAATTCTTTCCGAAGCCGGTATCCATGACTACTCTATCTTCCTGGATGAAGATACGCTCACATTATTTGCAGTCCAGAAACTGGAGGACGATTACAACGATGAGGATATTATAGACAATCCCATCGTTAGAAAGTGGTGGGATTATATGGAAGATATTATGGAAACGAATCCTGATAATTCACCCGTAACGACTCCTCTCAAAGAGGTCTTCCACATGGATTAG